In Capsicum annuum cultivar UCD-10X-F1 chromosome 7, UCD10Xv1.1, whole genome shotgun sequence, one genomic interval encodes:
- the LOC107878329 gene encoding expansin-B3, whose amino-acid sequence MGTHSPKFTFTNIFYFVVATVVFFEPFMAFAGPLRRVVDTHWYPATATWYGSPEGDGSTGGACGYGSMVDVRPFRARVGAVSPILFKNGEGCGACYKVKCLDSSICSRRAATVIITDECPGGYCSGGRVHFDLSGAAFGHMAVSGYGGSLRDRGVISVIYRRTPCKYPGKNIAFHVNEGSTPYWLSLLVEFEDGDGDVGSMRIREARSNQWLEMTHLWGANWAIIGGPLQGPFSVKLTTLSTGRALSARDVIPGNWSPKATYTSRLNFY is encoded by the exons ATGGGAACTCACTCTCCAAAGTTCACTTTCACTAACATTTTTTACTTTGTGGTAGCTACGGTTGTGTTTTTTGAGCCGTTCATGGCTTTTGCTGGTCCTCTGCGTCGTGTTGTTGACACACATTGGTACCCTGCTACTGCTACCTGGTATGGCAGCCCTGAAGGCGACGGCAGTACCG GTGGGGCATGTGGGTACGGGTCAATGGTGGATGTGAGGCCCTTCCGGGCACGGGTCGGGGCAGTGAGTCCAATATTGTTCAAAAATGGTGAAGGATGTGGGGCCTGCTATAAAGTCAAGTGTTTAGACAGTTCCATTTGTTCTAGAAGAGCTGCCACGGTGATTATTACCGATGAATGTCCCGGCGGCTACTGCTCTGGCGGCAGAGTTCACTTCGACCTTAGTGGCGCCGCCTTTGGACACATGGCCGTTTCCGGTTACGGTGGTAGCCTCCGTGACCGCGGTGTTATCTCCGTCATCTACCGCCG AACTCCATGTAAGTACCCCGGAAAGAATATAGCCTTCCATGTAAATGAAGGCTCAACACCTTACTGGCTGTCTCTTCTTGTGGAATTTGAAGATGGAGATGGTGATGTTGGATCCATGCGTATCAGAGAG GCAAGGTCGAACCAATGGTTAGAGATGACACATTTATGGGGAGCAAATTGGGCCATAATTGGAGGGCCATTGCAAGGACCTTTTTCAGTAAAGCTAACAACACTCTCAACAGGAAGAGCCCTCTCAGCAAGAGATGTTATTCCAGGCAACTGGTCTCCTAAAGCTACTTACACCTCACGCCTTAACTTCTACTAA